The DNA window TTTGGTTGGGTTGAGCCTGAGTTGAGGCCTAGCCTGTCTAGATCAGCCCAACCCAATTCTGATTTTAACTCTAGTTATATAATATGATTTATAATGTACATAatgtgtttatatatatatatatatagcttttgaATTTTAGTTGTGCATATTATATATGCCATATTATATATTTGATTAAAGTAGGCTTTGTTAAGATTAAAGTAGGTTTTGTTGGTCTCACCTGACATAAATGTAAAAACCCAATTCAACCCGGCCTGCCTTGAGGGCGTGTTAGGATTGATTTTTTTCAGGTCTGGCAGGCTGGACTGGGCCCGAGCCCAATTAAGGGGATGAAGgttttaggttagggttttaaaaacctagcccaaccggACCCATGTGCACTCCTAAAAGAGACATTGGAGATGGAGAGGAGTTAGTAGAGAGTGATGTCATCATTCTCTCCCACATTGAAAGAATTCATCCTCAAATCTGTCATTGGAGTTTTGGGATCACCATAGGATAGAGGTCAAAAATGCTGAAGACAGAGCTAATATTCATCTCTTCAAACCACTCAAACACAATAAACATTTGGTTCAAAtttcttgagaatgtgaaatggaTCAAGCTTCTTGTACCAATTTTAATTTGTCCTCAAATTTGTCATTTAAAGGTATTCGGGAAACTCAACATGATAAGCATTTAGTCCATTTTTTTAGGAATGTGACATGGATCaatttctaaaataaataaataataatattagaCATGGACCAATTTCCTTAGTGTTTGAaactcacattttttttttatttattattattatttttttttggagtcccACTAGAAACCTTCTAACTACTtgagagaatttattttcaatttttcttcagtACTGAAAACTAATTGAAAACCAGTCTTATAAGGACTCGATGTTCTGTGTTTAGATAAGGTTAACCTTCATCTGCAAGATATTTAGCTATTACCCACCTTGCAACCTTGCTGATAgtgaaaaaatagaatcttcaagagttttaaaaaaaaaaatactaaaatctaAGAAGGTATTTTTAAACCCAAGTggaaagtgaattattctatttctttggcttcAACCCGGGTAGTAGACCAACTTTTCTTCCATTCATCTTGCCTTTTGGCTTTAGAAGATTCTCCAACATAAATCTTGCAAGAGCCCTTCAGCAAGATCCTTTTGACCTTAAGATCACAAACTCTCTCTTCAGTATTACCAGCAAAGAACACATTTTTCGAGTTGCAGCTCACTCCCGTGAACACTGCACATCTCCAATGTAAACTCaatatctaaaaaataataataataatgataataacaaaaaatgaaCTGATAGAAAGGAAGACTTAGAAATCCAATTTTGGATCAAGACAAACTTTTAAAACTGACATTCTTTCGCATATGGTGAGGATGGGATTGCCATTGGCGTCGTGAAGAACAAGACGGCAATGAAGACTTAAGAGGCGAGGCTGGACTGTGAAGAGGATGTTGTCGCCAATGGTGACAGTGTAATTGGGAGCACAGAATTGGGGTCCGGCGACGATGATAGGATTGGTCAAAGGTGGATAAACAGGGGGCTGACCCATGGCCACGGCTGAGATGATGCAAAAGACCTATACTCAACAAGTCAGAATATTCTCTATTCGACTTTTATAGGGTGGGAACTGGGAATTCATATCCTCAACAACCTCATCTCAtcactttctcttctttcatcaTCACTCTTTCACACACAAAATGCTCCCCTTTCTCTCTATTCTTTATTTCAGTTGGTGAGTGATACtggaaatagggaaaaaaaattgaaagtcaaATCTTCCAATGGCTAATTGATAGTGCAATGCATTGATCAGTCCTTGTTCCTTTCTAGTTTATCCAACTCAAATGCTCTTCTTTCTCTCGCAATAGAGGCAGCGGTTCAGATCCAACACTTTGAAAGACCTCAAAACACATAACCATGTGTTGTGTTCTATGTCAAGACGTTCCAAGGTGTTGCATTTGAACAACTGCCTCTATTGTGCAGTAGAAGAGTGGAatctcactatttttttttgtttttttttctttaatttgtgGTGATGATGCAATCACCAATAAATAGTGATGATGTAACGTATCCAATTCTTGTTCCTTTCCTAGGGTCATCAGTAATAGTTGAACATAAAAACCaacatttttcttaaaaaaaaaaaaaaaacaaaacaaaaaaaaccatgtGTAtagtttaataataataataataataataataataataataataactcttTAAATATGTATGTGAAGTAGACAAGTTGAAAAGCCACAGAAAATCGAAAGAGGGTATCCCCCTTTGCAGGGGTGGGGAACGCATTACCCACTTGGCATTCACTGGCGATCTCATCTTTTTTGGGAAAGCTACTACACAAGAAAGAAGCTAGAGCCTTACAAAGTGTTTTGGAGACATATTGCACTAATTCAGGTCAATGAATAAATTTGGGCCAAAACAAGGGCCCAATTCAGTCCCAATGTGGACTCTACTCTTAAACGGAGCTTCAGGGATCTATATCAAATTATTCCGACTGATGCCATTGATAAGTGCTTGGGCATCTCACTCTTTTGTGGTAAACTCTCAAAAACCAATTGTGCAGTTCTgacggagcccatcactgatctcgtatgggggtgcggagGCTACGCCCccgtggtatggttcgaccggatcgaccgcgacccgatgggtcaacccacgattttggagtatatataatgtactgttgcttgttgagaaagtcattgtattctagggttttcacgcagctaaggtttcagggcgagtttttcctcgctgCTGCTAGCATGTAATCTCTtttctacatagtgaatcatcttcttcttcgtctgcggacgtagcacaccacccttttgtgtgaacctcgttaaatctctgtgtcgtacggatctattgtctctttattattcgtgtttcttggtgtttattCTTACAGAAGTCTATTTGTTCCTCTCGAGACTTGTTTCGCCAAGGGATTTTCTACTCTTGTAGAGACGGACTTTCAATTAATCCTTGGTCGGATTTCTAGATTCCAGATTTCCCACCAGGAGCAGCCCCTTTTCCAATTCACCCATAAGCTCCCACATCAGTGTCTCAATTAATTGATAACTATACAAGAAGCTGGAATCGAGAACTCATTTTTCTTTGGGGGCCTCCCGATGTTGCTGCTGCCATTCTCTACATATCTCTTCCAATTTTTCCAACCAATGACAAGATGGTCTAGTCGTTAACCTCTTCAGGTAACTTCACTGTTGCCTCAACATATTTATTAGCTTCACGAGGTTCCCTCAATCTCCCACCAACTCTCTCAATGGATCAGAATTTGGAGACTGACCACCACACCTAAGGTTCAACATCTTTTCTGGAAAATTGCCCATCGCAAGCTTCCTCTTCCTGATCTACTCAATTCAAGAGGATTCAACTTACCAAATCATTGCCAACTTTGTTATTCTCATCCGATCTCTATGGAACACCTTTTTTGTGAATGTGCGGTCACCCAACAAGTGCGGGCGACTCTTGGTGTTATTCCCAATGGCCAAGCTCCCCTCACTATTCCTAATCTACTGAATTGGTTTTGCTTCCCCTCCTTGCGTTCTCAAGATGACATTCCTTTGCAAGCGATTTTCTGTTGCGTAATCTGGCACATTTGGACCTCATACTGGGGCTGGATCTTTAGGCAGGAAagattctcttcttcctccttgctTTGTGGAGCTATTAAGGATGCCAAAGTCTTTTTTCCTTCACAGCGACATCAACAATCCTCCCATCCTCGGTTGATTTCTTGGTTTCCTCCTCCAACTGGAACCGtcaagatcaatgtggatgagGCTAGTCAAGGCAATCCTGGAATGGCTGCTCTAGGAGGTGTCTGCCATGATTCTCTTGGTTAGTTCATCGCTGGCTTCGCGAAAGGCTTGGGCCGTTCTTATGCGCTGGTGGCTGAAACTTTGGCCTTCTGTCATCCTTTGATCTGGGCCTCTAGTCTTCAATTTTCCTCGGTCATTGTGGAAGGTGACAACCTACTCGTCGTAAACTTGCTTCAAAGAAGGAGTTCTGCCTGCCCTTGGCGCATTGCTCACATTATCAATGACTGTCTTTAAGTCTCCAGGAAATTTTTCTTCGCTTTCTTTTAGGCACACTCTTCAGGAAGGGAATGTTGTGGCGGATTGCTTGGCCTCCTGGGCAGCTTCTACCAAGCCCCCTCTTTCtactttctcttctccctctccttccatCTTGCCCTTTTTATGGGCTGATTGTACTAGAACTTTGTTCTCTCGTTTCTAATAATAAagtacaatttaaaaaaaaaaaaaagaatttgaaaagTTTTTCTATAAACCCAACAATAAATATACAAGATAATTACTCCTTGGAGGACTCACTCAACTCTTAAAAGGGATTCAACATCTCTCAAATGGTTATTGAACTCCCCAAATAAACAATATATATTTAGAGGAGAAAGATAAAGAGACATTGGgttggagagaagaaagagtCAACCCTATGAATATGAAAAGAGACTAGGGGGTGCACATTTGGTCTTGACGGTTTTAATCCATTCTGGTCCGCCTTGAGCCTGAACAGAACTGGGCTTGGACTAAGATTTTTAATCCATGAGAGTGGGCGAGGGTTAAAAAACACTGACCTTAGGTTAGGATTGGACCGGGCCTGGATTGTGGCCTAGGCCTGACCCAGATTGGCCCAACCGAACCTTGACTTTGACACTAGTTATATAATATgatttataatataaatatataaatatatatatatatatatatgtatatattgcTTTTGAGTTATATTGTACATATTGTtgtaatataatataatataatatgcCATATTATATATTTGATTAAAGTAGGCTTTGTTAAGATTAAAGTAGGTTTTGTTTGGTCTCATCTAACATAAATGTCAGAACAGAGTCCAATCCGGCCTGCCCTAAGAGTGGGTTAGGGAAGATTTTTTTTAGACCCTGACAGGGCTGGACCGGGCCAGAGTCCAATTAAGGGGATGCAAGGTTTGGGTCAAGGATTCAAAATCCTTGCTCAACTTGGCCCATGTGCGTGCTCTCCTAATAGAGACATTGGGGATGGAGAGGAGTTAGTAGAGAGATGTCATCATTCTCTCCCACgttgaaaaaattcatcctcgaaTTTTTCATTGGAGTGTATGGATCACAATAAGGGTAGAGGTCAAAAATGCTGAAGACGGAGCTAATATTCATGTGTTCAGACCACTTAAACACGATAAACATTTAGTCCAGATTTCATGAGAATGTGAAATGGACCAAGCTTCCTGCACCAATTTCCTTGAGAATACGATATAGATCCACTTTGAAAGAACTTGTCCTCAAGTTTGTCATTTGAAGGCATTCCGAAAACTCAACATAATATGTAGTTAGTCCATTTTTTTATGAATGCAACGCGGACCGATTTCTATTaattaccaaaacaaaaaagacatGGACCAATTTCCTTAGGTGTTTGAACCTCTcatatgtttatttttatttttctttttattattatttatttatttatttatttttgggcgGTTTGGAGTCCCACTAGAAACCTTCAAACTGCTTAagagaatttattttcaatttttcttcgaTCTGGATGGCCAATTGTTGTGCTTCTGCAAGTAGTATAAAACAATATTCTCATGTTGAATATAAAGCTTCAAACCATTAACATATCTAAGCTACCAGTTGATCATCATCTTCATGTAAATCAAGCTGGCATATATATAAAAATGGTAGTGATATAATTTTTCTCACTTTAGTCTCTCATGTTTTTTCAGATGATGAAATTTCTTATATAATGTTAGAAAAATTAAGAGGGAAAAAGACTTCTCATCTAACTTCTCTTTGTTCATATCCGTCcaattattaattttaattttaatttagcAGAGATCTATTCTCTCTCGGCTCCTTAAGTTTTGTGGCCACAAATTCggcctctctctccttcaataATGCTTctcattcaaaaaaaataaaaaataaatgaacatAGAGCCAAGATCAAATAAAAGTCATTTACATCTAGCCAATATTTATGATCAATATTTGGTTCCATTTTCTTGAGAATACGTCATGAACCAGACTTCTTGTACCAAtttatatatatactacatAGATTTCACCAACTATAGAATATTAAGAtaagaattatttttttccccttcttattATGGTAAAAGGACAACAATTACATACACTAATAAACCAAATTACCGTATGGTAGAATTTGACTTCCCTCACTCACCCAATCACTGCCCTGACTGAGAGACTGTGTGAGGCCGGTCGTCCCAATCACGTTGAAACTTCAAATAACGACGAGGGAAACGATGAATGTAAAATTGGgacttgtcttcttttttttttttttggtagagaaaAATAACTTATATTAGAGAAGGGTTATGTCCAAGACGTGGTCAAGCAATTGATTGTATATTAGCTGTCAAAAACGGGGatacaaaagggggagggaggatTCCCAGACAATAGAACTATAGAAGTACCAGAATTACAACCATAAGAAGCTAAATAGTCTGCAAAAAAATTAGCTTCACGATTGACATGTGTGAATATAAGATGTTGAAACCGAGATTTAAGTTGAATGGAGGCAAAAATGATTCCTGCGATTTTCAAATGAGCCACCTAAAAATTGCCATGAAGAAGTTGTATAATCAACAAGTTATCTCCTTCCACAATGAGGCTATgaatactaggggtgtcaatcctgagcctgCACCAGTAGGCCGAACCTAAACCGGCCTGTTTATTAAACAATCATTCAAGGTGTAGGCCACTAGCTGTCGGGCGCCTGACCGACCCGACTCACTTAAGAAGCCCGCTAGAACTAACTCATTTAGCCCGATCGACCCGACCCCCTTAAAAAAtgcctaaatacctattttaccactaatactacaaaatatgagtaaagaatatataggactaaaatatccacatactaaatgggacattcaattgttaaaaataatgtaattcttgcaacttagattacattttaaagacatgattcccttggagatatatatatatatatataattccattGAATCTtgctaaatgggacattcaattgttaaagacatgattcccttggagatatatatatatatatatataattccattGAATCTtgctaaatgggacattcaattgttaaagacatgattcccttggagatatatatatatatatataattccattggatcttgctaaatgggacattcaattgttaaagacatgattccTTGATTCcagaattgtgaatgttatcaTTTAGTAATTTTAAAGTCAATAGTTTAATctctttaaaaaatgattttaggatAGGCgcgtttagagcccgtttaaaATTAAATAGGTCATAacccgtttaaggtagcccgattaaagcccgacaccgacTAGCCCGATTACAAActgtaccatgccccccaaatctaggcccgtttaagtaaacggacGTTCATGGTGCAAGTATTTCACACCACCAAGCCCAGTTAGGCCCGACAGAAACCAGCCTGGCCCAacagattgacacccctaatgaatacctttagaaatagaaatgagAAGAACACGTTTAACTGCCAATGCTTCTGCAACATAGGAATAAGTACAGCCACTATACTCAGAAAAGCCCCACAGGAAATTCCCATTCCAATCTGGAACCAAACCACCTATACCTGCCGGCCTAGGAGTACCTAAACATGCCCCATCCACATTGGCCTTGTAGAAATTGACAGGAGGTGGAAGCCATGAAATATACATAATAGTGGATTGGTAAACAAGCTGTTGGTAGAAGACAAATATTCTTCGGCAAAGTATTTACTAGAGATGGCCACCAAGGAAGGAGTGTTGCAAGcatttttatgtattttatcATTATATGGTATCCAAATATGCCACAAAACACTAGCCATAAGTGCTTGAATCCAAAGTTTGGATCGGTTGGGAGATCTCAAACCGAGGAGAAACATGATCCAACTGAACATTACTGGAAGCCAGAGAAAGACTAGAGAATCCACTGCCCATACTGTATTAGAAAACTTACATTTAAAAAAGATATGGTTAGTAAAGATCACCTCCTAAGAGCAAAAAGGGCATACATTTGGAAGATTGAAACCTCTAGAGTTTAATAAACCAGCATGGGGTATTTGATCAAGTACGAGTTTCCATAGAAAAACTCTTTTTAACTTTTGGGGCAGTAGGAAAATGTCATATTTGCTGCCAAAGACGATTAATAAGAGATTCAGCCCCATTATGAGCTAATTAACCGGTACGCAGAGGAGACAGAGAAGTTTCGAGTTGATGTAAGCTTCCAGATAAAGGAATCATTGGAAGAGAAAATGGAAATGGGAATGGATAAAATAACAGAAGCTACATCTGATGGCCACCATATCAACATCCCAGGTGAGAGTAGAACTATCAATGAAGTTGGCAACTGAAGAAGGAGAATGGCGAGGGAGGGGGAAAGGGGGCAGCAAGGGGTGATTGGGTATCCATGCGTCAATTCATGGGTTAATAGTGTGACCATGCCTGACCCGATAAAGAACACCTTTCAAAATGAGATCCTTTTGATGTGAAATTGATTTGAAGCCCTACGAGGCAGAGGAAGGACAGAAGAATGAGGAAAATTTGAGGATGGAAAGTATTTACCCTTTATGAAACGAGCCCAGAGGGAATCCGAATCCTTCAACAATTACCAAGCTATTTTGGCTAAAAGAACGGAATTCATATGTGCTGAGAGTTTGATATTAAGCCCACCAGATTTTTTAGAGCAGCAAATGGTATTCCAGTTGACAGTAGAGACTAGAGACTGAACACAATTAGACCAAAAAAAGTGGTGGCAGATTTTGTCAATCTCCTGAAGAATAGAAGCTAGCAATTGAAAAACAGAACATATAGTACAAAGGCATTGCAGAGAGGGTTGATTGTATGAGAGTGATTTTTCCAGCAGCACTTAAGAATTTAGATTTCCAATTGCAATCACCTTGAAATTgttctttactttttttaatgaatactTCTTGTAAGAAGAGAAAGATTAAGTAGATTGCATGTGTGGAAGAGGCATCATACGAAAATGGTTTTCGTATGAAGACCTGATCTAAACTCGGATTTTCATTGGCGTCGATGACACGAATCCAATTCTTTTGGACCCTCTAACGATCATCTAAGGGCTGGAACAGCTTGGACATACATCCTAACACCTACCAACACCTGGGGACACGTGTCCAAAACCTACCAATCCTAAGGTGGGTCATTAGAAGGCTTGGTGTTGAAGATGATCTTTTTCTCAATCCCAAAGACACAATTAATGAATATTTAAGAGGATACTCTTGAGTCTTGACTTTGAAGACAGATTTTTCCATTGATATTGGTCTCCGCTGATACCATACAATGATACAATATTGATCGAGAATCTAGATCGCTCAATATCAGTTGGTTTTAACCTTACTTTTCACTAAAAATGGattattttacaattttacaAAATGGGTTaatttacaattttacccttgatccaaTACGAATATCCAATCCAAGATCGACCACACATCAGTGACATGATCCGGCCgatccaatactgatacttagaACCCTGGTGGCATCTCTTCAACTCTGACTAACGAAATTATTGGAAAAAATCTTAAACTTGAAGCTGCTTTAGCAAGTTTTGATGATTAATTCAA is part of the Macadamia integrifolia cultivar HAES 741 chromosome 9, SCU_Mint_v3, whole genome shotgun sequence genome and encodes:
- the LOC122089058 gene encoding protein LURP-one-related 15-like, producing MGQPPVYPPLTNPIIVAGPQFCAPNYTVTIGDNILFTVQPRLLSLHCRLVLHDANGNPILTICERMSVLKILSLHWRCAVFTGVSCNSKNVFFAGNTEERVCDLKVKRILLKGSCKIYVGESSKAKRQDEWKKSWSTTRVEAKEIE